The region TATTGTGGGCGCTTTGGTTGCAAGGGGTTGTGATTTATTAAAGAGTGCTTTGGCAGGCACCTATATTTCAGGTAAAGCAGGAGAAGTGGCTTCGAGTGTGAAAGGTGAGAGTTTGTTAGCAACTGATGTAATAGATAGTATTGAAAAAGTTATAAATATAAATTAAACTCAATGACTAAAATAAAAAAAGTTTTTGCAAGAGAAATTTTGAATTCAAGAGGTGTTCCTACCATTGAAGTTTTTGTTGAAACAAAAGATGGAGTTTTTAATTCTGGAGTTCCTTCTGGATCTTCGAAGGGAAAGTTTGAAGCAATAGAAATAGAAGATGGTGGCAAAAGGTATATGGGGAAAGGAAAATTGAAGGCAGTTAAAATTGTAAATGAAACAATAAATAAAATTTTGCGAGGTAAAAGCGTTTTGGATCAAAAAGAAATAGATGAACTTTTAATACAAAAAGATGGGACTCAAAATAAAAGTAGATTAGGGGGAAATGTTATAACAGGGGTTTCTATTGCTGTTTGCAAGGCAGGAGCGTTTTATTCTAAAACAAATTTGTTTGAATATATTAAAAAATTGAGCGGTAATAAAGAAAAATTATTTATTCCAAGGCCATTTTTTAATGTTATTAATGGCGGAGCGCATGTGTTATCAGGGTTGGATTTCCAAGAATTTATAATTTCTCCCAAATTAAAAAGTTTTCCAGATAATTTAGCAGCAGGGTGTGAGATTTTTTATAAGTTAAAAGATGTTATTAAGAAAAACAAAATATTCGCTGGCTTTGGAGATGAAGGAGGTTTTGTACCAAATATAAAATATCCAGAGCAGGCTTTAGATTTAATAAATAAAGCGATTGACTTGACAGGATATAAAGGCAAGGTTGACATCGTTCTAGATATTGCAGCATCTCAATTTTATAGCAATGGAAAATATAAAACTTCGTTTAAAGTTTTTTCACCACTTTCTTTAAAAAAATATTACTTAAAATTTATTTCAAAATATAATATTATAGGCCTGGAAGATCCTTTTTCAGAAGATGACCATGGTTCTTGGAAGGAGATTGTAAAAAATGTGTCAAATAATAGTTTTATGATAATAGGAGACGATTTATTGGTTACAAATCCAAGAATGATAGAAAAAGCGAAAAAAGAAAATTTATGCAATTCTGCTATAATTAAAATAAATCAGGTTGGAAGTGTGAGCGAGGCGATAGAAGCTGTGAATTTATGCAAACAAAATAATTGGAAAGTTATTGTTTCGCACAGATCAGGGGAAACAAACGATGA is a window of bacterium HR34 DNA encoding:
- the eno gene encoding Enolase — protein: MTKIKKVFAREILNSRGVPTIEVFVETKDGVFNSGVPSGSSKGKFEAIEIEDGGKRYMGKGKLKAVKIVNETINKILRGKSVLDQKEIDELLIQKDGTQNKSRLGGNVITGVSIAVCKAGAFYSKTNLFEYIKKLSGNKEKLFIPRPFFNVINGGAHVLSGLDFQEFIISPKLKSFPDNLAAGCEIFYKLKDVIKKNKIFAGFGDEGGFVPNIKYPEQALDLINKAIDLTGYKGKVDIVLDIAASQFYSNGKYKTSFKVFSPLSLKKYYLKFISKYNIIGLEDPFSEDDHGSWKEIVKNVSNNSFMIIGDDLLVTNPRMIEKAKKENLCNSAIIKINQVGSVSEAIEAVNLCKQNNWKVIVSHRSGETNDDFIADFAVGVGADFIKTGAPNRGERVAKYNRLLEIEKLI